From one Phycodurus eques isolate BA_2022a chromosome 6, UOR_Pequ_1.1, whole genome shotgun sequence genomic stretch:
- the pmm2 gene encoding phosphomannomutase 2 isoform X2, with amino-acid sequence MRISTSKSETVVLSRNRVACPLQPVTPEMAMFIEKLKTRVRVGVVGGSDLCKIKEQLGDDVIQKIDYVFAENGLVAYKKGQLLSIQSIQAHMGEELLQEFINFCLNYLSKIKLPKKRGTFIEFRNGMLNVSPIGRSCTVEERKEFYELDQSEKIREKFVCVLKERFKGKGLSFSIGGQISFDVFPDGWDKRYCLGIIEKDNYSTIHFFGDKTKPFRVYPASCPMIAGIGSSTPATLVMTSGKRKWMAHTLEEMTMRSTVTHAPLAMKSPVQMKQKNFASSFSSHERSTGTSTAYEDYDDQTQV; translated from the exons atgagaatcagcacctccaaatctgagaccgtggtcctcagtcggaacagggtggcgtgccctctccag CCCGTGACTCCGGAAATGGCCATGTTTATTGAGAAGTTGAAGACTCGGGTTCGCGTTGGCGTGGTCGGGGGGTCGGACCTCTGCAAAATCAAAGAGCAACTGGGAGACGATG TGATCCAGAAAATAGACTATGTATTTGCAGAGAATGGTCTTGTGGCCTATAAGAAGGGACAGTTACTATCTATTCAG TCCATCCAGGCCCACATGGGAGAAGAGCTACTCCAAGAGTTTATCAATTTCTGTCTCAACTATTTGTCAAAGATCAAACTTCCCAAGAAGAG AGGTACGTTCATTGAATTTCGCAACGGCATGTTGAACGTCTCCCCAATCGGACGCAGCTGTACTGTGGAGGAACGCAAAGAGTTCTATGAGCTCGACCAG agtgaaaaaatcCGGGagaagtttgtgtgtgttttaaaggaGCGGTTCAAAGGAAAAGGGTTGTCGTTTTCAATTG GAGGGCAGATCAGCTTTGACGTCTTCCCTGATGGTTGGGATAAAAGATACTGCCTTGGGATCATTGAGAAGGATAACTACTCAACCATTCACTTCTTTGGTGACAAGACTAAACCC ttcagggtgtaccccgcctcctgcccgatgatagctgggataggctccagcactcccgcgacccttgtgatgacaagcggtaaaagaaaatggatggcacaCACACT GGAGGAAATGACTATGAGATCTACTGTGACCCACGCACCATTGGCCATGAAGTCACCTGTCCAGATGAAACAGAAAAACTTTGCCAGCAGCTTTTCTTCTCATGAGAGAAGTACCGGGACATCTACTGCAT ATGAAGACTATGATGACCAAACACAAGTCTGA
- the pmm2 gene encoding phosphomannomutase 2 isoform X3, whose translation MAMFIEKLKTRVRVGVVGGSDLCKIKEQLGDDVIQKIDYVFAENGLVAYKKGQLLSIQSIQAHMGEELLQEFINFCLNYLSKIKLPKKRGTFIEFRNGMLNVSPIGRSCTVEERKEFYELDQSEKIREKFVCVLKERFKGKGLSFSIGGQISFDVFPDGWDKRYCLGIIEKDNYSTIHFFGDKTKPFRVYPASCPMIAGIGSSTPATLVMTSGKRKWMAHTLEEMTMRSTVTHAPLAMKSPVQMKQKNFASSFSSHERSTGTSTAYEDYDDQTQV comes from the exons ATGGCCATGTTTATTGAGAAGTTGAAGACTCGGGTTCGCGTTGGCGTGGTCGGGGGGTCGGACCTCTGCAAAATCAAAGAGCAACTGGGAGACGATG TGATCCAGAAAATAGACTATGTATTTGCAGAGAATGGTCTTGTGGCCTATAAGAAGGGACAGTTACTATCTATTCAG TCCATCCAGGCCCACATGGGAGAAGAGCTACTCCAAGAGTTTATCAATTTCTGTCTCAACTATTTGTCAAAGATCAAACTTCCCAAGAAGAG AGGTACGTTCATTGAATTTCGCAACGGCATGTTGAACGTCTCCCCAATCGGACGCAGCTGTACTGTGGAGGAACGCAAAGAGTTCTATGAGCTCGACCAG agtgaaaaaatcCGGGagaagtttgtgtgtgttttaaaggaGCGGTTCAAAGGAAAAGGGTTGTCGTTTTCAATTG GAGGGCAGATCAGCTTTGACGTCTTCCCTGATGGTTGGGATAAAAGATACTGCCTTGGGATCATTGAGAAGGATAACTACTCAACCATTCACTTCTTTGGTGACAAGACTAAACCC ttcagggtgtaccccgcctcctgcccgatgatagctgggataggctccagcactcccgcgacccttgtgatgacaagcggtaaaagaaaatggatggcacaCACACT GGAGGAAATGACTATGAGATCTACTGTGACCCACGCACCATTGGCCATGAAGTCACCTGTCCAGATGAAACAGAAAAACTTTGCCAGCAGCTTTTCTTCTCATGAGAGAAGTACCGGGACATCTACTGCAT ATGAAGACTATGATGACCAAACACAAGTCTGA
- the pmm2 gene encoding phosphomannomutase 2 isoform X4, which yields MAEVSVDANTLCLFDVDGTLTAARQPVTPEMAMFIEKLKTRVRVGVVGGSDLCKIKEQLGDDVIQKIDYVFAENGLVAYKKGQLLSIQSIQAHMGEELLQEFINFCLNYLSKIKLPKKRGTFIEFRNGMLNVSPIGRSCTVEERKEFYELDQSEKIREKFVCVLKERFKGKGLSFSIGGQISFDVFPDGWDKRYCLGIIEKDNYSTIHFFGDKTKPGGNDYEIYCDPRTIGHEVTCPDETEKLCQQLFFS from the exons ATGGCTGAAGTCTCTGTGGACGCCAACACGCTTTGCCTATTTGATGTTGACGGCACCCTGACAGCCGCGAGACAG CCCGTGACTCCGGAAATGGCCATGTTTATTGAGAAGTTGAAGACTCGGGTTCGCGTTGGCGTGGTCGGGGGGTCGGACCTCTGCAAAATCAAAGAGCAACTGGGAGACGATG TGATCCAGAAAATAGACTATGTATTTGCAGAGAATGGTCTTGTGGCCTATAAGAAGGGACAGTTACTATCTATTCAG TCCATCCAGGCCCACATGGGAGAAGAGCTACTCCAAGAGTTTATCAATTTCTGTCTCAACTATTTGTCAAAGATCAAACTTCCCAAGAAGAG AGGTACGTTCATTGAATTTCGCAACGGCATGTTGAACGTCTCCCCAATCGGACGCAGCTGTACTGTGGAGGAACGCAAAGAGTTCTATGAGCTCGACCAG agtgaaaaaatcCGGGagaagtttgtgtgtgttttaaaggaGCGGTTCAAAGGAAAAGGGTTGTCGTTTTCAATTG GAGGGCAGATCAGCTTTGACGTCTTCCCTGATGGTTGGGATAAAAGATACTGCCTTGGGATCATTGAGAAGGATAACTACTCAACCATTCACTTCTTTGGTGACAAGACTAAACCC GGAGGAAATGACTATGAGATCTACTGTGACCCACGCACCATTGGCCATGAAGTCACCTGTCCAGATGAAACAGAAAAACTTTGCCAGCAGCTTTTCTTCTCATGA
- the pmm2 gene encoding phosphomannomutase 2 isoform X1 encodes MAEVSVDANTLCLFDVDGTLTAARQPVTPEMAMFIEKLKTRVRVGVVGGSDLCKIKEQLGDDVIQKIDYVFAENGLVAYKKGQLLSIQSIQAHMGEELLQEFINFCLNYLSKIKLPKKRGTFIEFRNGMLNVSPIGRSCTVEERKEFYELDQSEKIREKFVCVLKERFKGKGLSFSIGGQISFDVFPDGWDKRYCLGIIEKDNYSTIHFFGDKTKPFRVYPASCPMIAGIGSSTPATLVMTSGKRKWMAHTLEEMTMRSTVTHAPLAMKSPVQMKQKNFASSFSSHERSTGTSTAYEDYDDQTQV; translated from the exons ATGGCTGAAGTCTCTGTGGACGCCAACACGCTTTGCCTATTTGATGTTGACGGCACCCTGACAGCCGCGAGACAG CCCGTGACTCCGGAAATGGCCATGTTTATTGAGAAGTTGAAGACTCGGGTTCGCGTTGGCGTGGTCGGGGGGTCGGACCTCTGCAAAATCAAAGAGCAACTGGGAGACGATG TGATCCAGAAAATAGACTATGTATTTGCAGAGAATGGTCTTGTGGCCTATAAGAAGGGACAGTTACTATCTATTCAG TCCATCCAGGCCCACATGGGAGAAGAGCTACTCCAAGAGTTTATCAATTTCTGTCTCAACTATTTGTCAAAGATCAAACTTCCCAAGAAGAG AGGTACGTTCATTGAATTTCGCAACGGCATGTTGAACGTCTCCCCAATCGGACGCAGCTGTACTGTGGAGGAACGCAAAGAGTTCTATGAGCTCGACCAG agtgaaaaaatcCGGGagaagtttgtgtgtgttttaaaggaGCGGTTCAAAGGAAAAGGGTTGTCGTTTTCAATTG GAGGGCAGATCAGCTTTGACGTCTTCCCTGATGGTTGGGATAAAAGATACTGCCTTGGGATCATTGAGAAGGATAACTACTCAACCATTCACTTCTTTGGTGACAAGACTAAACCC ttcagggtgtaccccgcctcctgcccgatgatagctgggataggctccagcactcccgcgacccttgtgatgacaagcggtaaaagaaaatggatggcacaCACACT GGAGGAAATGACTATGAGATCTACTGTGACCCACGCACCATTGGCCATGAAGTCACCTGTCCAGATGAAACAGAAAAACTTTGCCAGCAGCTTTTCTTCTCATGAGAGAAGTACCGGGACATCTACTGCAT ATGAAGACTATGATGACCAAACACAAGTCTGA